A region from the Arthrobacter roseus genome encodes:
- a CDS encoding YajQ family cyclic di-GMP-binding protein produces the protein MASESTFDVVSKVDKQEVANALNQAQKEIAQRYDFKGIGAEVDFSGENLLLKANSEERVKAVLDVLQSKLVKRGISLKSLEVGEPYASGKEYRMEATIKEGIEQDVAKKINKLIRDEGPKGVKSQIQGDELRVSSKSRDDLQETMALLRTFDETDLQFVNMR, from the coding sequence ATGGCCAGCGAATCCACGTTCGACGTCGTCAGCAAAGTGGACAAACAGGAAGTGGCAAACGCCCTCAATCAGGCACAGAAAGAAATCGCCCAACGCTACGATTTCAAGGGCATTGGCGCCGAAGTGGACTTCAGCGGTGAAAACCTCCTGCTGAAAGCCAACTCGGAAGAGCGGGTCAAGGCAGTCCTGGACGTCCTGCAGTCCAAGCTCGTCAAGCGCGGCATCTCCCTGAAGTCCCTCGAGGTCGGAGAGCCGTACGCCTCCGGCAAAGAGTACCGGATGGAAGCCACGATCAAAGAGGGCATTGAACAGGACGTGGCCAAGAAGATCAACAAACTCATTAGGGACGAGGGGCCCAAGGGCGTCAAGTCTCAGATTCAGGGTGATGAACTGCGCGTTTCATCTAAATCCCGCGATGACCTACAGGAGACCATGGCGCTGCTACGCACGTTCGACGAGACGGATCTTCAGTTCGTCAATATGCGCTAG
- a CDS encoding histidine phosphatase family protein, with the protein MRLILIRHGQTPNNVLQLLDTAVPGPGLTDIGLEQAAAIPEALVDERIDALFASNQTRAQLTAGPLAAARGLKLQIRDGLREIGGGDLEMAGDSDSHRRYLEPVFGWATGKLDRRVPGGPDGHETLGRFDAVVQEALDGGHDAVAMVSHGAMIRAWAAARALNIQADFAAQSWLGNTGVIILEHVMDQWVVASWMGEIMSDPRLETEDTDGPAGDPIPRS; encoded by the coding sequence ATGCGCCTTATCTTGATTCGACACGGTCAGACTCCCAACAATGTGCTCCAGCTCCTGGATACCGCTGTGCCAGGCCCCGGCTTGACGGACATTGGGCTCGAACAGGCCGCTGCAATCCCCGAAGCGTTGGTTGACGAACGCATCGATGCACTCTTTGCTTCTAATCAGACGCGGGCTCAGCTGACCGCCGGGCCGCTCGCGGCTGCTCGTGGTCTGAAACTACAGATTCGCGACGGGCTCCGGGAAATCGGCGGCGGCGATCTCGAAATGGCCGGAGACTCTGATTCCCACCGCAGGTACCTTGAGCCTGTGTTCGGGTGGGCTACGGGTAAGCTGGACCGACGGGTCCCTGGCGGCCCGGACGGTCATGAAACGCTCGGAAGGTTCGACGCCGTGGTGCAGGAAGCGCTCGACGGCGGCCACGATGCAGTCGCCATGGTAAGCCACGGTGCCATGATCCGGGCGTGGGCTGCGGCTCGGGCACTCAACATACAGGCAGACTTCGCAGCGCAGAGCTGGCTCGGGAATACCGGTGTCATCATCCTTGAACACGTCATGGACCAGTGGGTCGTAGCATCGTGGATGGGTGAAATCATGAGCGATCCACGCCTTGAAACTGAGGACACCGATGGTCCTGCCGGTGATCCGATCCCGCGGAGCTAG
- the htpX gene encoding zinc metalloprotease HtpX, translating into MRNHFNGLKTVALFAALGAVFLLFGWAIAAYFGNYWIIVIAGVLSLGSIAYSYWNSDKVALRSMKAMPVTESQSPVMFAIVRELSQKAGQPMPRLFISPALSPNAFATGRNPENAAVCCTEGILRILDDRELRGVLGHELMHVYNRDILTGSMAAAVASVITSVGQLFYFFSIFAGGNRDRGGGNPLVAIAMVILAPIAAALVQMAIGRTREYDADEDGAKLTGDPLALASALRKLEQGTQQAPLPPRQDLVNSSHLMITNPFRRGPGLRRLFASHPPIAERITRLEGMAGRQLG; encoded by the coding sequence ATGCGTAACCACTTCAACGGACTCAAAACTGTTGCGCTCTTCGCAGCACTTGGAGCGGTATTCCTGCTGTTTGGTTGGGCTATTGCCGCCTACTTTGGCAACTACTGGATCATCGTCATCGCGGGCGTCCTGTCCCTCGGCAGTATCGCGTACAGTTACTGGAACTCTGACAAAGTTGCCCTCAGAAGCATGAAGGCAATGCCTGTGACTGAGTCCCAGTCGCCGGTAATGTTCGCCATTGTGCGTGAACTGTCCCAGAAGGCCGGGCAACCCATGCCGCGTCTCTTCATATCCCCGGCGCTCTCCCCCAACGCTTTTGCAACGGGCCGCAACCCGGAGAACGCCGCAGTCTGCTGCACCGAGGGAATCCTGCGGATCCTTGACGACCGCGAACTGCGCGGAGTTCTGGGCCACGAACTCATGCACGTCTATAACAGGGACATTCTCACCGGCTCCATGGCTGCTGCCGTCGCTTCAGTTATCACCTCGGTGGGCCAGCTTTTCTACTTTTTCAGTATCTTCGCTGGTGGCAACCGTGACAGAGGAGGTGGTAATCCACTCGTGGCCATCGCCATGGTTATCTTGGCTCCCATAGCGGCAGCTCTGGTTCAGATGGCCATCGGACGGACCAGGGAATACGACGCCGACGAGGATGGCGCCAAGCTCACGGGTGACCCGCTGGCCCTTGCTTCGGCCCTTCGCAAGCTCGAACAGGGAACCCAGCAGGCGCCGTTGCCGCCGCGACAGGACTTGGTCAACAGCTCTCACCTCATGATTACGAATCCGTTTCGACGCGGGCCTGGGCTACGCCGATTGTTCGCCTCCCACCCACCCATAGCCGAACGCATCACCCGGCTGGAGGGCATGGCCGGAAGGCAGCTGGGCTGA
- a CDS encoding MFS transporter, producing the protein MPRLLADMTPLRESPDFRRLFFGMSLSAVGTQLTLVAVSLEIYALTESSLYVGLLGLFALLPLVVAGLYGGSVIDAYDRRRVALISAFVLWGTTIAIAVQAWMGVQNIWLLYGLIAIQSGAAGINQPARTAIIPRLVRPELLPAANALTMVTFGLGMTVGPLLAGVLVAQVGYGWTYTIDVFTFTAALWALFRLPAMRPEGEVHKAGIKSVVEGFRFLATRPNIRMTFLVDLAAMVMAQPRALLPAIGAIMIGGGELTVGILLGSVALGAVLAGLFSGPLGHVRRQGAAVLWSIVAWGLCVSSFGVVVVLAGRTDHSAMSIWIIPAALIMVMSGISDSVSSVFRTTILQSATPDAMRGRLQGVFIVVVAGGPRLGDMVAGTEASFIGEGWAAVVGGLLCILLVYILHRRQPRFAQYDAQHPEP; encoded by the coding sequence GTGCCCCGACTCCTAGCCGACATGACGCCGCTGCGCGAAAGTCCTGACTTTCGCCGCCTGTTCTTTGGCATGTCGCTCTCTGCCGTGGGAACCCAGCTCACACTGGTGGCGGTCAGCCTCGAGATCTACGCCCTGACAGAGTCCAGCCTCTACGTGGGGCTGCTCGGGCTCTTCGCGCTACTGCCACTCGTTGTCGCCGGCCTGTACGGCGGTTCGGTAATCGATGCCTACGACCGACGGCGGGTGGCTCTCATCTCGGCGTTCGTCCTGTGGGGGACCACTATTGCTATCGCAGTGCAGGCTTGGATGGGCGTGCAGAATATCTGGCTGCTCTACGGTCTCATTGCCATCCAAAGCGGTGCGGCAGGGATCAATCAACCCGCCCGAACTGCGATCATCCCGCGGCTAGTCCGGCCCGAGCTGCTGCCCGCCGCGAACGCACTGACCATGGTCACTTTTGGCCTCGGCATGACCGTGGGTCCCCTGCTCGCGGGCGTTCTAGTGGCTCAGGTGGGCTATGGCTGGACTTACACGATCGACGTGTTCACGTTCACCGCGGCGCTCTGGGCACTGTTCCGGCTCCCGGCGATGCGACCCGAGGGCGAAGTTCACAAGGCTGGCATCAAGTCCGTGGTGGAAGGCTTTCGATTCCTCGCGACCCGCCCCAATATTCGCATGACATTCCTGGTGGATCTGGCTGCCATGGTCATGGCACAGCCTCGGGCGCTACTACCGGCCATCGGTGCAATCATGATCGGCGGCGGCGAGCTGACGGTCGGAATTCTGCTCGGTTCTGTTGCGCTCGGCGCGGTCCTGGCGGGCTTGTTTTCCGGGCCGCTCGGGCACGTGCGTCGCCAGGGCGCGGCCGTCCTGTGGTCCATCGTCGCCTGGGGTCTGTGCGTTTCGTCCTTCGGCGTCGTCGTCGTGCTGGCTGGCCGCACCGACCACTCGGCTATGTCGATCTGGATCATTCCTGCTGCTTTGATCATGGTGATGTCTGGAATTTCTGATTCGGTCAGCTCCGTTTTCCGGACCACGATCCTACAGTCCGCCACCCCTGACGCCATGCGCGGCCGATTGCAGGGTGTGTTCATTGTTGTGGTAGCCGGCGGACCGAGGCTTGGAGATATGGTTGCCGGTACCGAAGCGTCCTTCATCGGGGAAGGGTGGGCCGCCGTCGTCGGTGGGCTGCTGTGCATCCTTCTAGTTTATATTCTGCATCGTAGGCAACCCCGGTTCGCACAGTACGATGCCCAGCATCCGGAGCCCTGA
- a CDS encoding esterase/lipase family protein yields the protein MPPSGRAPVSVVSRAFSWLLDYAYVLFWQAHAVLFRTDFDDYKQRYDGGSTPTQRSAGNTKKYPPILILPGIYERWQFMKRLVDHVHDRGYEVHVVEPLGYNLKSAESLAVSVTDYVEKHSLDSVVIIAHSKGGLVGKYVMAGRAGKHIKHMIAVNTPFAGSIYAGYVFLPGVRDLSPRNAALLSLQEKREINQHITSIYARFDPHIPGGSRLPGAHNVQVEVDGHFRILGSSRLIEAIDESLGIINRCPDS from the coding sequence ATGCCTCCAAGCGGCCGCGCCCCGGTGAGCGTCGTGAGCCGGGCGTTCTCTTGGCTGCTGGACTATGCCTACGTTCTCTTCTGGCAGGCGCACGCAGTCCTGTTCCGGACTGACTTCGATGACTACAAGCAGCGGTACGACGGCGGATCGACGCCAACTCAACGTAGTGCCGGGAACACGAAGAAGTATCCACCCATCCTCATCCTGCCCGGCATCTATGAACGGTGGCAGTTCATGAAGCGGCTGGTTGATCACGTCCACGACCGTGGATATGAAGTGCACGTCGTCGAGCCGCTGGGATACAACCTGAAATCGGCGGAGTCGTTGGCCGTGTCCGTCACGGATTACGTGGAGAAACATTCGCTCGACTCGGTGGTAATTATTGCTCACAGCAAGGGCGGGCTGGTCGGCAAATACGTGATGGCGGGCCGTGCCGGCAAACACATCAAACACATGATCGCTGTCAACACTCCCTTTGCCGGTTCTATCTACGCAGGCTACGTTTTTTTACCCGGGGTGCGGGACCTGTCGCCGAGAAACGCTGCCCTACTCAGTCTTCAGGAGAAACGGGAGATCAACCAGCACATCACCTCGATCTATGCTCGCTTCGATCCGCACATTCCCGGGGGAAGCAGATTGCCAGGTGCACACAACGTTCAGGTAGAAGTGGATGGCCACTTTCGGATTCTGGGGAGTTCGCGGCTGATCGAAGCTATCGATGAATCATTGGGTATTATCAACCGGTGCCCCGACTCCTAG
- a CDS encoding alpha/beta fold hydrolase, whose product MGNNTWADVNTLTVGQTRINIHQAGSGGVTYVLIHGIGTSVRYFEPLAKVLSRHGLVYAVELPGFGAVPKPSNALSIEDFADVVEKALNQLRITHAVVVGHSMGAQVAAALAARSHGVVSAIVLLGPTVNDQRRTVIGQALMLGLDTLRESAAVNWIVFTDYLRAGMPWYLRTVRKMLENRIEVTLAGVRCPIQLVSGGKDPIAPADWLERIRDACPQAVITQLADRPHVLMYKEPEAVARLCLQAAAPR is encoded by the coding sequence ATGGGCAACAACACATGGGCGGACGTGAATACGCTGACCGTCGGACAAACACGGATCAACATCCATCAAGCGGGGTCCGGAGGGGTGACGTATGTGCTGATTCACGGCATCGGCACCTCCGTTAGATACTTCGAGCCCCTCGCTAAAGTGCTGTCCCGGCATGGCTTGGTCTACGCCGTGGAACTTCCCGGTTTCGGGGCTGTTCCCAAACCGAGCAACGCCCTAAGCATCGAGGATTTCGCGGACGTTGTTGAAAAGGCTTTGAACCAGCTGAGGATCACGCACGCCGTCGTCGTTGGGCATTCCATGGGTGCTCAGGTTGCGGCTGCCCTCGCAGCTCGAAGTCACGGAGTCGTCAGTGCCATTGTTCTGCTCGGGCCTACCGTTAATGATCAACGACGCACTGTCATCGGCCAGGCACTGATGCTGGGACTCGACACGTTGAGGGAGAGCGCCGCGGTGAATTGGATCGTCTTCACGGACTATCTACGGGCAGGCATGCCCTGGTATCTCCGGACGGTTCGGAAGATGCTCGAAAATCGCATCGAAGTAACTCTGGCCGGTGTGAGGTGCCCCATTCAACTGGTCAGCGGCGGCAAGGATCCGATTGCGCCCGCAGATTGGCTGGAGCGAATTCGGGATGCCTGTCCACAGGCGGTCATCACGCAACTTGCAGACCGGCCGCACGTGTTGATGTACAAGGAACCAGAGGCGGTAGCCCGGCTATGCCTCCAAGCGGCCGCGCCCCGGTGA
- a CDS encoding Fur family transcriptional regulator, which yields MAIANVTQDTVASQWSDALHAKDRRVTKQRLAVLTAVDNSPHSTAETVTESVRGQLRDITVQSVYVILADLSDAGLLRRIESPHSPARYETRVGDNHHHAVCTSCGRIEDVDCAVGHAPCLTPQTTHGMTIQVAEVLYQGLCGDCQLDQR from the coding sequence ATGGCCATAGCAAATGTAACCCAGGACACTGTGGCATCACAGTGGTCTGACGCCCTGCATGCCAAAGACCGCCGTGTCACCAAACAGCGTCTCGCCGTCCTCACCGCTGTCGATAACTCCCCTCACAGCACTGCCGAGACCGTGACGGAAAGTGTTCGGGGTCAGTTGCGAGACATTACCGTGCAGTCTGTTTATGTGATCCTCGCGGACCTCAGCGATGCCGGGCTCCTCCGCCGCATCGAATCCCCGCACTCTCCGGCCAGATATGAAACCAGGGTGGGAGATAACCACCACCACGCCGTCTGCACCTCCTGCGGCCGAATCGAAGACGTAGACTGCGCCGTCGGGCACGCGCCTTGTCTGACCCCCCAGACAACCCACGGTATGACCATCCAGGTTGCCGAGGTCCTCTACCAGGGACTCTGCGGCGACTGCCAACTAGACCAACGGTGA
- a CDS encoding catalase: MTANYTTTQSGAPIASDGHSQSVGADGAIPLTDHYLIEKLAQFNRERIPERIVHAKGGGAFGTFEVTEDVSRFTRASVFQPGTSTETLIRFSSVAGEAGSPDTWRDPRGFALRFYTEEGNYDLVGNNTPVFFLRDGIKFPDFIHSQKRLPGSNLRDADMQWDFWTNSPESAHQVTWLMGERGMPQDWRHMQGYGSHTYMWINADGEKVWVKYHFKSNQGVEGMSDDDAVTMAGENSDHYLSDLYEAIERGDFPSWDLHVQVMPYEDAKTYRFNPFDLTKIWPHSDYPLIKVGKLTLNKNPENYFAQIEQAAFSPANFVPGIAASPDKMLQARIFSYADAHRYRVGTNHAQLPVNAPKSPVNSYTKDGQGRMSFNSASTPVYAPSTQGGPVADPARHGGHGGWENDGELTLSAHSLHAEDDDFGQPGTLYREVFNDAQKAGLLETITGAVGGVQSPEIRENAIQYWANVDADLGSKLRANLGSVAVSEAEAANKI; encoded by the coding sequence ATGACTGCGAATTACACCACAACACAGTCAGGCGCACCGATCGCCAGTGACGGACACTCTCAAAGTGTGGGAGCCGACGGTGCCATCCCGCTGACCGATCACTACCTGATCGAAAAGCTGGCGCAGTTCAACCGCGAACGAATCCCCGAGCGCATTGTCCATGCCAAGGGCGGCGGCGCCTTCGGTACGTTCGAAGTCACCGAAGACGTATCCCGCTTCACGCGCGCTTCAGTCTTCCAGCCCGGCACGAGCACCGAAACCCTGATCCGCTTCTCCTCAGTTGCAGGCGAAGCTGGCTCACCCGATACCTGGCGCGACCCTCGCGGATTCGCCCTGCGCTTCTACACCGAAGAGGGCAACTACGACCTCGTCGGAAACAACACACCGGTCTTCTTCCTCCGTGACGGCATCAAGTTCCCGGACTTCATCCACTCCCAGAAGCGCCTGCCGGGATCAAACCTGCGCGACGCCGACATGCAGTGGGATTTCTGGACCAACTCTCCCGAATCAGCACACCAGGTGACCTGGCTGATGGGCGAGCGCGGCATGCCTCAGGACTGGCGCCATATGCAGGGCTACGGATCTCACACCTACATGTGGATCAACGCCGACGGCGAGAAGGTCTGGGTCAAGTACCACTTCAAGTCCAATCAGGGTGTTGAAGGCATGAGCGACGACGACGCCGTCACCATGGCAGGCGAGAATTCAGATCACTACCTCAGCGACCTCTACGAGGCCATTGAGCGCGGCGACTTCCCGTCCTGGGATCTTCACGTACAGGTCATGCCGTACGAGGATGCAAAGACGTACCGCTTCAACCCCTTCGATCTGACCAAGATCTGGCCACACTCCGATTACCCGCTGATCAAGGTCGGTAAGCTGACGCTGAACAAGAACCCGGAGAACTACTTCGCGCAGATTGAGCAGGCTGCCTTCAGCCCAGCCAACTTTGTTCCGGGCATCGCCGCTTCGCCGGACAAGATGTTGCAGGCGCGCATTTTCTCCTACGCTGACGCGCACCGTTACCGTGTGGGCACAAACCACGCCCAGCTCCCGGTCAATGCCCCGAAGAGCCCGGTGAACAGCTACACGAAGGACGGGCAGGGCCGCATGTCCTTCAACTCTGCGTCCACTCCGGTGTACGCGCCGAGTACCCAGGGCGGCCCCGTGGCCGATCCCGCGCGGCATGGAGGGCACGGCGGCTGGGAGAACGACGGCGAGCTGACGCTCTCCGCCCACTCACTGCACGCTGAGGATGACGATTTCGGCCAGCCCGGAACCCTCTACCGCGAGGTCTTCAATGATGCGCAGAAGGCGGGCCTCCTCGAGACCATCACCGGCGCTGTCGGCGGAGTGCAAAGTCCGGAGATCCGCGAAAACGCCATCCAGTACTGGGCAAATGTGGACGCGGACCTTGGTTCCAAGCTCCGCGCGAACCTCGGTAGCGTTGCGGTCTCGGAAGCGGAAGCAGCCAACAAGATCTAA
- a CDS encoding sodium:solute symporter family protein, protein MDTGLYQLSAGAVILLFVAIYGGSFLMSWYISKKKENADGYMTAGNKMGFGISAASMTATWIWASSMYASATAGYTYGISGPIHYGLWGALMILFIYPFGKRIRAVAPKAHTLAEVMRVRHGRSSQLMLAGSNVVGSVISLTSNFIAGGALVALLSPFSFTQGVIAVAAGVLLYTLWSGFRASVLTDFAQVVAMLGAVVIIIPVVFFAAGGPAMFEQGAANLTPQQGNFFSSDAFLNQGAPYIAAVLAYAIGNQTIAQRLFAVREDLIKRTFITATVGYGATVIGVGMLGVMALYLGITPTGDDVNNLIPQMASTYLGPIMLCLFFVMILGALSSTADSDLSALSSIMMADVYGQNVGKKTANPKTMLLIGRITMVVATAAALVFASQQMNILDLLVFVGALWGALVFPVLASFYWDKVTNKAFTVSVIAALAVFIPVRFEWFEVSGVTGIALDILSVIGIGVVLGLMAFGFFGLKPAKIVGVVAALISAPFVIGFLHDYTVLTGSLAAYAVSTVVCYFMSFRSTESFDFDVIKERIGDFDTRPETMVDEDPDEDFEPAGTTGTR, encoded by the coding sequence GTGGATACCGGACTGTATCAATTGAGTGCTGGGGCAGTAATCCTGCTCTTCGTCGCCATCTATGGCGGCAGTTTCCTGATGTCTTGGTACATCAGCAAAAAGAAGGAGAACGCAGACGGCTACATGACAGCCGGTAACAAGATGGGTTTCGGAATATCCGCAGCCAGCATGACGGCTACTTGGATTTGGGCGTCTTCGATGTACGCCTCGGCCACGGCCGGCTACACCTACGGCATTTCCGGTCCCATTCACTACGGGCTCTGGGGCGCCCTGATGATCCTCTTCATCTACCCGTTCGGTAAACGAATCCGCGCAGTAGCGCCGAAGGCCCACACCCTCGCTGAAGTCATGAGGGTCCGGCATGGGCGATCGAGCCAACTGATGCTCGCGGGATCAAACGTTGTCGGCAGCGTCATCAGCCTCACCTCCAACTTCATTGCCGGTGGAGCGCTCGTGGCCCTTTTGTCGCCCTTCAGCTTCACGCAAGGCGTCATCGCTGTGGCAGCCGGAGTCCTGCTCTACACCTTGTGGTCAGGCTTCCGCGCGTCCGTACTCACCGACTTTGCGCAGGTTGTGGCCATGCTGGGCGCCGTCGTCATCATCATTCCGGTGGTGTTCTTCGCCGCTGGTGGACCAGCAATGTTTGAACAGGGTGCCGCGAATCTCACTCCGCAGCAAGGAAACTTCTTCTCCAGCGATGCCTTCCTCAACCAGGGCGCACCCTACATTGCAGCTGTCCTGGCCTATGCGATTGGTAACCAGACCATCGCGCAGCGGCTGTTCGCTGTCAGGGAGGACCTCATCAAGAGGACCTTCATCACGGCTACCGTCGGTTACGGCGCAACGGTCATTGGCGTCGGAATGCTCGGCGTCATGGCACTGTACCTAGGCATCACGCCCACCGGCGATGATGTGAACAACCTCATTCCCCAAATGGCCTCCACATATTTGGGCCCAATCATGCTCTGCCTGTTCTTCGTCATGATCCTCGGGGCCCTCTCCTCCACAGCCGATTCTGATTTGTCGGCGCTCTCGTCCATCATGATGGCCGACGTATACGGGCAGAACGTTGGGAAGAAGACCGCCAACCCCAAGACCATGCTCCTCATTGGACGCATCACGATGGTGGTGGCGACCGCCGCCGCCCTAGTCTTCGCCAGTCAACAAATGAACATCCTCGATCTGCTGGTTTTCGTAGGCGCGCTCTGGGGTGCACTGGTATTCCCCGTGCTCGCAAGCTTCTACTGGGACAAGGTCACCAACAAGGCATTCACGGTCTCTGTTATCGCCGCACTTGCGGTCTTCATCCCGGTCCGGTTCGAATGGTTCGAAGTGAGCGGTGTGACAGGGATCGCCCTGGACATCCTGTCAGTGATCGGGATCGGCGTGGTCCTAGGACTCATGGCGTTCGGGTTCTTTGGTTTGAAGCCGGCAAAAATCGTAGGCGTCGTTGCGGCACTGATCTCAGCGCCGTTTGTGATTGGATTCCTCCACGATTACACCGTACTGACCGGCTCTCTTGCGGCCTATGCCGTCAGCACCGTGGTCTGCTATTTCATGTCATTCCGCAGCACCGAATCATTTGACTTCGACGTCATCAAGGAACGAATCGGTGACTTCGATACACGGCCGGAGACCATGGTCGACGAGGACCCGGACGAAGACTTCGAACCAGCCGGCACCACAGGCACAAGATAG
- a CDS encoding putative transporter small subunit, with translation METLLLTIYVLMWPIIVAGTLYTLCRGFLKDWLQARRDGERII, from the coding sequence ATGGAAACACTACTTTTGACCATTTACGTACTCATGTGGCCAATTATCGTTGCTGGCACACTTTATACGCTGTGCCGCGGATTCCTGAAGGACTGGCTGCAGGCGCGCCGAGATGGCGAGCGCATCATCTAG
- a CDS encoding TetR/AcrR family transcriptional regulator has translation MARPTSPGRKIELLSQTLDYFQDKPLSDLSFRTLADGLGISSYVLVYHFGNREQLLNEIVNFVEVRLNEGLRPVSADLTVEGFREHANFILERSLDERHRQSQRLAFEAAMQDPTLERPRGTAVKIFNYWVSFVTRWLKNQGIDSAPARIEARLLVSTLYGIEFSYVISGVQEQSRETWAKAMENFLASLDRSLRE, from the coding sequence ATGGCACGACCCACCTCGCCAGGACGCAAGATTGAGCTCCTCTCGCAGACTCTGGACTACTTTCAGGACAAGCCTTTGTCCGACCTCAGCTTCAGGACGCTCGCTGATGGTCTCGGTATCAGCAGCTATGTGCTCGTGTACCATTTTGGTAACCGAGAACAGCTCCTGAATGAGATTGTAAATTTTGTCGAAGTGCGACTTAACGAAGGTCTGCGGCCGGTCTCGGCAGATTTGACTGTCGAGGGGTTTCGAGAGCACGCAAACTTCATTCTGGAGCGCTCTCTGGATGAGCGTCATCGCCAGTCGCAGCGACTCGCTTTCGAGGCTGCCATGCAAGACCCCACACTGGAACGGCCCCGCGGTACTGCAGTCAAGATTTTTAACTATTGGGTATCGTTTGTGACTCGGTGGCTGAAGAACCAGGGCATCGATTCCGCACCAGCTCGCATCGAAGCCCGGCTCCTGGTGTCCACTTTGTACGGCATTGAGTTCTCGTACGTCATCAGTGGTGTGCAGGAGCAGTCCCGCGAAACGTGGGCAAAGGCTATGGAGAATTTTTTGGCGTCGTTGGACCGCAGCCTGCGGGAGTAG